The following proteins are encoded in a genomic region of Phycisphaerae bacterium:
- a CDS encoding alpha/beta fold hydrolase has protein sequence MERMKVNGVELSFEHHGRGTPVLLVHGFPLSSALWQSVISPLAKRHWVIAPDLRGMGQSEATADASMETYADDLSGLLDGLGSKEPVALVGLSMGGYIAFEFFRRNRDRVRAMVLADTRAEADTPEAAKARLETAEKVLREGSGVVVDAMTPKLFAKSASKALVEQWRAIMLATKPMGVAAALRAMSARADSTNTLPEIRVPALVLVGEEDAITPPATARTMHAGIAGSQIKLIPDCGHMSPVEKPEQFARICGEFLHGAIGS, from the coding sequence ATGGAACGAATGAAGGTGAATGGGGTCGAACTGTCATTTGAGCATCACGGTCGAGGCACTCCGGTGCTGCTGGTGCATGGATTTCCGCTGTCGAGCGCGCTATGGCAATCGGTGATCTCGCCGCTGGCGAAGCGGCATTGGGTTATCGCACCGGACTTGCGCGGGATGGGACAATCTGAAGCGACAGCCGACGCATCGATGGAGACGTATGCGGATGATCTGTCGGGCCTGCTGGACGGTCTCGGGTCGAAGGAACCGGTGGCGTTGGTGGGCTTGTCGATGGGGGGCTATATCGCGTTTGAGTTCTTCCGAAGGAATCGGGACCGTGTGCGTGCGATGGTGCTCGCGGACACGCGAGCGGAGGCCGACACGCCGGAGGCCGCGAAGGCTCGCCTGGAGACGGCTGAAAAGGTACTGCGCGAAGGCAGCGGCGTTGTCGTGGATGCCATGACGCCAAAGCTCTTCGCGAAGAGCGCGTCGAAGGCGTTGGTGGAGCAGTGGCGTGCGATCATGCTCGCGACCAAGCCGATGGGCGTGGCGGCGGCACTGAGGGCGATGTCGGCGCGGGCTGATTCGACCAACACGCTGCCTGAGATTCGCGTACCGGCACTCGTGCTGGTCGGCGAGGAGGATGCGATCACGCCACCGGCGACCGCGCGGACCATGCACGCGGGCATCGCGGGTTCGCAGATCAAGCTGATCCCGGATTGCGGACATATGTCGCCCGTGGAAAAGCCGGAGCAGTTTGCCCGGATCTGCGGTGAATTTCTTCATGGGGCAATCGGAAGCTAG
- a CDS encoding thioredoxin family protein, producing MQIRLLATRALAAGMIAAVIGCDSSSNSKPADPKTTTTAPQSAAKPTRIEWVKDLDTAKTLAKQSGKLIMIDVFTTWCGPCKMLDQRTFPDPRVIAAAGRVVPLKSNGELEGRSLVSNYSIRGYPAILFVDANGKLHGMVMGYQPPDVLAPQITKFADDFARSRS from the coding sequence ATGCAAATCAGATTATTGGCAACACGGGCGCTCGCCGCAGGCATGATCGCGGCCGTAATTGGCTGCGATTCGTCATCAAACAGCAAGCCGGCAGACCCCAAAACGACCACCACGGCCCCTCAAAGCGCCGCAAAACCCACGCGCATTGAGTGGGTCAAAGACCTGGATACCGCCAAGACGCTCGCAAAACAGTCCGGCAAGCTCATTATGATCGACGTTTTCACGACCTGGTGCGGTCCATGTAAGATGCTTGATCAGCGCACTTTTCCCGATCCCCGCGTCATTGCCGCAGCAGGCCGTGTCGTGCCGCTTAAGTCCAACGGCGAATTGGAAGGACGCTCCCTCGTCTCGAATTACTCCATCCGCGGGTATCCGGCGATACTTTTTGTTGATGCGAATGGGAAGCTGCACGGAATGGTCATGGGTTACCAGCCGCCGGACGTTCTGGCGCCGCAGATCACAAAATTCGCCGACGATTTTGCCCGCAGCAGGAGCTGA
- a CDS encoding fused MFS/spermidine synthase: MQKSTAAPAAQSVGISLEWISLNATVFVSSAAIMMIELVAGRIIGRHLGASVYTWTSVIGIVLAGIAVGNYIGGLIADRHSSHRTLALLFVCGSIMSGLIAVFDHFAEGFSPLWTFSWPMRVASHVAIVFFIPTAFLGTISPVIAKMALDLGRERGRTIGDIYACGVVGSIVGTFIAGYFLIGLIGTLGVVWAVAVILALMAALYDRRNPVVWVWTPATLLLTVCATSNAAWAVSAGEALLIRLPRSENVIYQTESNYSYIEIVQFSKEPDIRGMHLDTLLHSQKQMDRIDDFRYAYEKVYLAITRRLRPDARRIDSLTIGGGGYVYPQFMNQTWPDSRTDVVEIDPAVTEAAMAAFGLPRDTTINYFHEDGRVFVDRLAGRISGSAMTAPYDFIYCDAVNDYSVPHQLTTREFMTHARSLLKPDGAYLMNMIDLYNSGLLLGAIISTMQDVFPHVNVFVEQQPLTLDDGRPNEQIRATRMTFIVAGTNQPFDVNNLGPLYRADCAIFPLSQAEKEAVRERSGYVVLTDGYAPVENLLAPVVRDSALAKAVEEWNQLAKAEVLAKRYARGVEILQKALGKFPDPVYQLPLAETLGNTYELMGRYADAATQFEKVLKLNALNQRAHAGLVTCYTELKQPEKAAEIFADLVEIVPNDASLRFSFGGLLLSIGQYNESIAQFAEVVAIDPHNCAAYNNMGVALMRLNNPRSAVKAFRLALRCDPASADARRNLDSLIKNDSVQREAELAAALQAAQRQPDLPGATKDVANAYYALHYFEEALAAYDRVIAAQPDDADAQFKRANCLLELQRLDEAKAGYRRVLEIQPGHPEAAMYIQRIDEFQSRNPASSTPASHPE, from the coding sequence ATGCAAAAATCCACTGCGGCCCCCGCAGCCCAATCCGTCGGAATTTCTCTCGAGTGGATTTCGCTGAACGCCACCGTTTTTGTCTCCAGCGCCGCGATCATGATGATCGAACTGGTCGCCGGGCGCATCATCGGCCGCCACCTCGGCGCATCGGTCTACACCTGGACTTCGGTCATCGGGATCGTCCTCGCCGGAATCGCCGTCGGGAACTACATCGGCGGACTGATCGCGGACCGCCATTCCTCGCACCGGACGCTTGCCCTGCTCTTTGTCTGCGGCTCGATCATGTCCGGGCTGATTGCCGTGTTCGATCATTTCGCCGAGGGCTTCAGCCCGCTCTGGACGTTTTCGTGGCCCATGCGCGTCGCCTCGCACGTCGCCATCGTCTTTTTCATCCCCACGGCGTTTCTGGGAACCATCAGCCCGGTCATCGCAAAAATGGCGCTGGACCTGGGACGCGAGCGTGGCCGCACCATCGGCGATATTTACGCCTGCGGCGTGGTCGGGAGCATCGTCGGCACTTTCATTGCGGGGTACTTCCTCATCGGCCTCATCGGCACGCTCGGCGTCGTCTGGGCCGTCGCCGTCATCCTCGCGTTGATGGCGGCACTTTACGATCGACGAAATCCCGTGGTCTGGGTCTGGACGCCGGCCACCCTCCTGCTGACGGTCTGTGCCACATCCAACGCCGCGTGGGCGGTTTCGGCCGGTGAAGCCCTGCTCATCCGACTGCCCCGATCCGAGAACGTCATTTACCAGACAGAGAGCAATTACTCCTATATCGAGATCGTCCAGTTTTCAAAGGAACCGGACATCCGCGGCATGCACCTCGACACGCTGCTCCACAGCCAGAAGCAGATGGACCGCATCGACGACTTCCGATACGCCTACGAGAAGGTCTATCTCGCCATCACCCGTCGACTGCGTCCCGACGCCCGGCGCATCGACAGCCTCACCATCGGCGGCGGCGGATATGTCTATCCCCAGTTCATGAACCAGACCTGGCCCGACAGCCGGACCGACGTCGTCGAAATCGACCCCGCCGTGACCGAAGCCGCCATGGCCGCATTCGGCCTGCCGCGCGACACCACCATCAACTACTTCCACGAGGACGGCCGCGTCTTCGTCGATCGTCTTGCCGGCAGGATTAGCGGCAGCGCGATGACCGCGCCATATGACTTCATCTACTGCGACGCGGTCAACGATTACAGCGTGCCGCACCAGCTCACCACGCGCGAGTTCATGACCCACGCCCGGAGCCTGCTCAAGCCCGACGGCGCATACCTCATGAACATGATCGATCTCTACAACAGCGGCCTTCTGCTGGGAGCCATCATCTCGACCATGCAGGACGTCTTCCCCCATGTGAACGTCTTCGTCGAACAGCAGCCGCTCACGCTGGACGACGGCAGGCCCAACGAGCAGATCCGTGCCACACGCATGACATTCATCGTCGCCGGAACCAACCAGCCCTTTGACGTCAACAACCTCGGGCCGCTCTACCGCGCCGACTGCGCAATCTTCCCGCTGAGCCAGGCCGAGAAAGAAGCCGTGCGCGAGCGATCCGGCTATGTCGTCCTGACCGACGGCTACGCCCCCGTTGAAAACCTCCTCGCCCCGGTCGTCCGCGATTCGGCGCTCGCCAAGGCCGTCGAAGAGTGGAACCAACTGGCCAAGGCCGAAGTGCTCGCCAAGCGATATGCCCGCGGCGTCGAGATCCTGCAGAAGGCACTCGGAAAATTTCCCGACCCGGTCTATCAACTGCCCCTGGCGGAGACTCTCGGAAACACCTACGAGCTCATGGGGCGCTACGCCGACGCCGCGACCCAGTTCGAAAAAGTGCTGAAGCTCAATGCACTCAACCAGCGGGCCCACGCCGGCCTCGTCACCTGCTACACCGAATTGAAACAGCCCGAGAAGGCCGCCGAGATTTTCGCCGACCTCGTTGAGATCGTGCCCAACGACGCCTCGCTGCGATTCAGCTTCGGAGGCCTCCTGCTTTCGATCGGGCAATACAACGAATCGATCGCGCAGTTCGCCGAGGTCGTCGCGATCGATCCGCACAACTGCGCCGCATACAACAACATGGGCGTCGCCCTGATGCGGCTCAACAATCCGCGATCCGCGGTCAAGGCGTTCCGCCTCGCGCTCCGGTGCGACCCCGCGAGCGCCGATGCCCGGCGCAATCTTGATTCCCTCATCAAAAACGACAGCGTCCAGCGCGAGGCCGAACTCGCCGCCGCGCTTCAGGCCGCCCAGCGGCAGCCCGATCTGCCCGGCGCCACGAAAGACGTCGCAAACGCCTACTATGCACTGCACTATTTCGAGGAAGCGCTGGCGGCGTACGATCGGGTGATCGCCGCGCAGCCTGATGACGCGGATGCCCAGTTCAAACGGGCAAACTGCCTGCTCGAACTCCAGCGCCTCGACGAAGCCAAAGCGGGTTACCGCCGCGTGCTGGAAATCCAGCCCGGCCACCCCGAGGCCGCCATGTACATCCAGCGAATTGACGAATTTCAATCCCGGAACCCGGCCTCTTCGACCCCGGCGTCCCATCCGGAATAG
- a CDS encoding PEP-CTERM sorting domain-containing protein has product MKKLGLLVAALALIGSASVARAADAAWFTLEGASGPGAGSVQVVSSGPGQALVIEKQGDVALTIGFRFTNTYNAGMAGWAIALNSSAPGTFSNGVFLGSGYNVVTGTGPAGSSLTAGQSTLAVPGGSAGHVYNFNLNLLGEALGNIVNVTGDYGGANMYYGENSGFAWYGTVGPNGLSYGINGYDGNPGGTWGQLPVIVVRNVPEPATMALLAFGAIALIRRRK; this is encoded by the coding sequence ATGAAGAAACTTGGTTTGTTGGTTGCGGCGCTCGCCCTCATCGGCAGCGCATCAGTCGCCAGGGCGGCTGACGCCGCTTGGTTCACGCTCGAAGGCGCGAGCGGCCCGGGCGCTGGCTCGGTCCAGGTCGTGTCGTCCGGCCCCGGCCAGGCGCTGGTCATCGAGAAGCAGGGCGATGTCGCTTTGACCATCGGCTTTCGCTTCACGAACACCTACAACGCCGGCATGGCTGGCTGGGCGATCGCTCTGAACTCGAGCGCTCCCGGCACGTTCTCGAACGGCGTGTTCCTTGGATCTGGTTATAACGTCGTCACTGGTACTGGTCCTGCCGGTTCTTCACTGACTGCTGGTCAGTCGACTCTGGCAGTTCCGGGTGGCAGCGCGGGTCATGTCTATAACTTCAACCTGAACCTCCTCGGCGAGGCCCTCGGCAACATCGTCAACGTCACCGGTGACTACGGCGGAGCCAACATGTACTACGGCGAAAACTCTGGTTTCGCTTGGTACGGCACCGTTGGTCCGAACGGCCTGTCGTACGGCATCAACGGCTACGACGGAAACCCGGGCGGCACTTGGGGCCAACTCCCGGTCATCGTCGTTCGCAACGTTCCCGAGCCGGCCACCATGGCCCTGCTCGCTTTCGGTGCGATCGCCCTGATCCGACGCCGCAAGTAA